From one Acidobacteriota bacterium genomic stretch:
- the asnB gene encoding asparagine synthase (glutamine-hydrolyzing), producing the protein MCGIAGFTHVAHTFLSERIIEAVDSIIHRGPDDQSAWQSSSASLGATRLRVIDPAAGAQPVVSDNKDFVLVFNGEVYNHAELRRELVARGHAFRTACDTEVVLHAFMEWDTACIEKLRGMFGFAIWQESRRRLILARDRMGIKPLYYARNGRDIYFGSEMKAVLCHPEVSRRIDLNALDTYLGMNYVPGSHTLAAGVQKLMPGCFLAWQDGEISTHRYWQIDRADLSAHTSFGDSTERLGELISQSVKEHLTADVPVGVWLSGGLDSSTMLHYASQHASTPLNTFSITFNGREFNEAPYLREMASRYGTRHHELDLDASVVTPDSIVEMAYYADEPNADAGAVPVWHLSRMSAKHVTVALSGEGADELFGGYITYLADKYARRARMVPRSIRRLSLRSANRLRASNKKIGLDYKLQRFLHGTLLDERSSHIFWNGTFSQQQRRDLMISENSTHILKLLATIPAGGDVRRFMAFDQAYYLPDNLLVKVDRMSMAHSLEVRPAFLDHRIVEFAATLPANYCIRGRNLKLLLRNLMKDKLPQSILCKKKQGLDIPVHDWLRGHLKPLLLDTLDRKTVEETGIIYWPHLESLIKLHMERKANYGYHLWGMMMLFLWIKQWNIQCDEDIEAPVDYSAVSA; encoded by the coding sequence ATGTGTGGAATTGCAGGATTTACCCATGTCGCCCATACCTTCCTTTCCGAGAGAATTATCGAAGCGGTGGATTCCATCATTCACCGGGGCCCCGATGACCAGTCTGCGTGGCAGAGTTCGTCCGCCTCGCTTGGCGCCACCCGGCTCCGGGTAATCGACCCTGCGGCCGGAGCCCAGCCCGTAGTCTCCGATAACAAAGATTTTGTGCTCGTCTTCAACGGCGAGGTCTACAACCACGCCGAGCTGCGACGTGAGCTTGTCGCCCGAGGCCATGCCTTCCGCACCGCCTGCGACACCGAGGTCGTGTTGCACGCCTTTATGGAGTGGGACACAGCCTGCATCGAGAAGCTCCGCGGCATGTTCGGGTTCGCCATCTGGCAGGAGTCGCGCCGCCGTCTGATCCTCGCCCGCGACCGTATGGGCATCAAGCCGCTCTACTACGCCCGCAACGGACGCGACATCTACTTCGGCTCCGAGATGAAGGCTGTGCTGTGCCACCCCGAGGTCTCGCGCCGGATCGACCTCAACGCGCTGGACACCTATCTGGGCATGAACTACGTTCCCGGCTCGCACACCCTCGCCGCCGGGGTGCAAAAGCTGATGCCCGGCTGCTTCCTCGCCTGGCAGGACGGCGAGATCTCCACGCACCGCTACTGGCAGATCGATCGCGCCGATCTGAGCGCGCACACCAGCTTCGGCGACTCCACCGAGCGGCTGGGCGAGCTGATCTCGCAGTCGGTCAAGGAGCACCTGACGGCCGACGTTCCGGTTGGCGTGTGGCTCAGCGGAGGGCTCGACTCCTCCACCATGCTGCACTACGCCAGCCAGCACGCCTCCACGCCGCTCAACACCTTCTCCATCACCTTCAACGGCCGCGAGTTCAATGAAGCGCCCTACCTGCGCGAGATGGCCTCACGCTACGGCACCCGCCACCACGAGCTCGACCTCGACGCCTCGGTCGTCACGCCCGACTCCATCGTCGAGATGGCTTACTACGCCGACGAGCCCAACGCCGACGCCGGCGCTGTCCCCGTCTGGCACCTGTCGCGGATGTCGGCAAAGCACGTCACAGTAGCGCTCTCGGGCGAGGGAGCCGATGAACTCTTTGGCGGCTACATCACCTACCTGGCCGACAAATATGCACGCCGCGCCCGCATGGTTCCCCGCAGCATCCGTCGCCTATCGCTGCGCTCCGCCAACCGCCTGCGTGCGTCGAACAAAAAGATCGGCCTCGACTACAAGCTGCAACGCTTCCTGCACGGCACGCTGCTCGACGAGCGCAGCTCGCACATCTTCTGGAACGGCACCTTCTCGCAGCAGCAGCGGCGCGACCTGATGATCTCCGAGAACAGCACGCACATTCTCAAGCTGCTGGCCACCATTCCGGCCGGAGGGGACGTTCGCCGCTTCATGGCCTTCGACCAGGCGTACTACCTGCCGGACAACCTGCTGGTGAAGGTCGACCGCATGAGCATGGCGCACTCGCTCGAGGTGCGGCCGGCCTTCCTCGACCACCGCATCGTCGAGTTCGCCGCGACCCTGCCGGCCAACTACTGCATCCGTGGCCGCAACCTCAAGCTGTTGCTGCGCAACCTGATGAAGGACAAGTTGCCCCAGAGCATCCTCTGCAAGAAGAAGCAGGGCCTCGATATTCCCGTGCACGACTGGCTGCGCGGCCACCTGAAGCCGCTGCTGCTCGACACGCTCGACAGAAAGACGGTGGAGGAGACGGGCATTATCTACTGGCCGCATCTTGAATCGCTCATCAAGCTGCATATGGAAAGAAAGGCAAACTACGGGTATCATCTGTGGGGCATGATGATGCTCTTCCTGTGGATCAAACAATGGAATATCCAGTGCGACGAGGACATCGAAGCCCCGGTGGACTACTCCGCCGTCTCGGCCTGA
- a CDS encoding glycosyltransferase family 39 protein, with translation MDDVDAVQAQIARNMLESGDFVTARLNGIAYLEKSPLIYWIMAASYKVFGVHDWAARLPLAFINIALCWVTARFALWAFGRRAAIYSGTILATCIGIFLFTRILIPDAALTLTITLALWSMLRLLDDDEPHPARWFFALYLSLACGLLLKGLVAAVFPVIIAAIYLAITRQTSLGEIIRRLRPLSGLVLVLVVAAPWHILATLANPPYFDWTMHSSPGEYHGFFWFYFLNEHLFRFLNMRYPRDYNTVPRVWFWLLHFAWLFPFSLTLPVALKRGIVRGPAVATREGRTRILALVWILFILCFFTLSTTQEYYSLPIYPALAMLLAYHLASREEYPKPARIALIGILGTCLAAIVFLLACTAKLPTPGDISEALTQNPDLYTLSLGHMSDLTLKSFAYLRIPLVVAGCGLLVGVAGLLRTRKTGATVAVLAVTMLCFIQAARLALIKFDPYLGSYQLAEALEQSPPGQLIEGDAYYAFSATFFYTNRTALLWNGRSANLEYGSYAPDAKQVFIGDNELKAHWESPERTYLLVWGADMPHLKQLLGDKMKIVATSGGNYLLSNQ, from the coding sequence ATGGACGACGTCGACGCGGTGCAGGCGCAGATCGCGCGCAACATGCTTGAGAGCGGGGACTTCGTCACGGCGCGGCTCAACGGTATCGCGTATCTCGAAAAATCGCCGCTCATCTACTGGATCATGGCGGCCTCGTACAAGGTCTTCGGTGTGCACGACTGGGCGGCAAGGCTTCCGCTCGCCTTCATCAACATCGCGCTCTGCTGGGTGACGGCGCGGTTCGCGCTGTGGGCCTTCGGGCGCCGCGCGGCGATCTACTCGGGCACCATCCTCGCCACCTGCATCGGCATCTTCCTCTTCACGCGCATTCTCATCCCCGACGCCGCGCTCACGCTCACCATCACACTGGCTCTGTGGTCGATGCTGCGCCTGCTCGACGACGACGAGCCGCACCCCGCGCGCTGGTTCTTCGCGCTCTACCTCTCGCTGGCCTGCGGCTTGCTGCTCAAGGGGCTCGTCGCCGCTGTCTTCCCCGTCATCATCGCAGCGATCTATCTCGCGATCACGCGGCAGACGTCACTCGGCGAGATCATCCGCCGTCTGCGTCCGCTCAGCGGACTCGTCCTCGTGCTCGTCGTCGCCGCGCCGTGGCACATCCTCGCTACACTCGCCAATCCGCCGTACTTCGACTGGACCATGCACTCCAGCCCCGGCGAGTACCACGGCTTCTTCTGGTTCTACTTCCTCAACGAGCACCTCTTCCGCTTCCTCAACATGCGCTATCCGCGCGACTACAACACCGTGCCGCGCGTCTGGTTCTGGCTGCTGCACTTCGCATGGCTGTTTCCGTTTTCGTTGACCTTGCCCGTCGCGCTCAAGCGCGGCATCGTTCGCGGCCCCGCTGTCGCCACACGTGAAGGCCGGACGCGCATCCTCGCGCTGGTCTGGATCCTCTTCATCCTCTGCTTCTTCACGCTCTCCACCACGCAGGAGTACTACTCGCTGCCTATCTATCCCGCGCTGGCCATGCTGCTCGCGTACCACCTCGCATCGCGCGAGGAGTACCCGAAACCCGCGCGCATCGCGCTGATCGGAATTCTCGGCACGTGCCTCGCGGCGATCGTCTTCCTTCTCGCATGCACGGCGAAGCTGCCCACGCCCGGCGACATCTCCGAGGCGTTGACGCAGAACCCCGACCTCTACACGCTCTCGCTCGGCCACATGAGCGACCTCACGCTGAAGTCCTTCGCCTACCTGCGCATCCCGCTCGTCGTCGCAGGATGCGGCCTGCTGGTCGGCGTCGCCGGCCTCCTGCGTACGCGCAAGACGGGAGCGACCGTCGCCGTGCTCGCCGTGACGATGCTTTGTTTCATCCAGGCGGCGCGCCTCGCGCTCATCAAGTTCGACCCCTACCTCGGCTCGTACCAGCTTGCAGAAGCACTGGAGCAATCGCCGCCGGGACAACTCATCGAAGGCGACGCCTACTACGCCTTCTCGGCGACCTTCTTCTATACCAACCGCACAGCGCTGCTATGGAACGGCCGCAGCGCCAACCTCGAGTACGGCAGCTACGCGCCGGACGCGAAGCAGGTCTTCATCGGCGACAACGAACTCAAAGCACACTGGGAGAGCCCCGAGCGCACCTACCTGCTGGTTTGGGGCGCGGACATGCCACACCTCAAACAGCTTCTCGGCGACAAGATGAAGATCGTCGCCACGAGTGGCGGAAATTATCTGCTGAGCAACCAGTAG